A genomic region of Hypomesus transpacificus isolate Combined female chromosome 19, fHypTra1, whole genome shotgun sequence contains the following coding sequences:
- the LOC124481932 gene encoding LOW QUALITY PROTEIN: guanine nucleotide-binding protein subunit alpha-12-like (The sequence of the model RefSeq protein was modified relative to this genomic sequence to represent the inferred CDS: inserted 1 base in 1 codon; deleted 1 base in 1 codon): MLARERRAVRRLVKVLLLGAGESGKSTFLKQMRIINGKEFDQKALLXFRNTIYDNILKGMRVLLDARDKLGISWQSSENEKHAMLLMSSWEGCHGTGGVEPGDFQLYVSALSALWRDGGVQQAYARRSEYQLSESVKYFLDNLDRIGQLGYSPSRQDILLARKATKGIVVHDFIIKKIPFLMVDVGGQRSQRQKWFQCFDGITSILFMVSSSEYDQVLMEDRRTNRLVESMNIFETIVNNKLFLNVSIILFLNKTDLLLDKIRSADIRKHFPEYRGDPLRLEDVQSFLVQSFNRKRRNRGKPLFHHFTTAIDTENIRFVFHAVKDTILQENLKDIMLQ, encoded by the exons ATGCTAGCCCGGGAGAGGCGCGCGGTCCGCCGGCTCGTCAAGGTTCTTCTCCTCGGTGCT GGGGAGAGCGGAAAGTCCACGTTCCTTAAACAGATGCGCATTATTAACGGGAAAGAGTTCGATCAGAAAGCACTAC GATTCCGGAACACAATCTATGACAACATTCTCAAG GGCATGCGTGTGCTGCTGGATGCCAGAGACAAGCTGGGCATCTCCTGGCAGAGCTCAGAAAACGAGAAGCACGCCATGCTGCTGATGTCATCCTGGGAGGGTTGCCATGGCACCGGGGGGGTGGAGCCAGGGGACTTCCAGCTGTACGTGTCGGCGCTCAGCGCcctctggagggatggaggggtacaGCAGGCGTACGCACGCCGCAGCGAGTATCAGCTG aGCGAATCAGTCAAGTACTTCCTGGATAACTTGGACCGGATTGGTCAACTG gGGTACTCCCCCAGCAGACAGGATATCCTGTTAGCCAGGAAGGCCACAAAGGGCATCGTGGTTCATGACTTCATCATCAAGAAGATCCCGTTCCTGATGGTGGATgtgggaggtcaaaggtcacagagGCAGAAGTGGTTCCAGTGTTTCGACGGCATCACCTCCATCCTGTTCATGGTGTCCTCGTCTGAGTACGACCAG gtcctgATGGAGGACCGCAGGACCAACCGTCTGGTGGAGAGCATGAACATCTTTGAGACGATCGTGAACAACAAGCTGTTCCTCAATGTGTCCATCATCCTGTTCCTCAACAAGACAGACCTGCTGCTGGACAAGATCCGCTCTGCCGACATACGCAAACACTTCCCTGAGTACCGGGGAGACCCCCTCAGGCTGGAGGAcgtccag tcgtTCCTGGTCCAGTCTTTCAACCGTAAGCGTCGTAACCGGGGGAAACCACTCTTCCACCACTTCACCACGGCGATCGACACAGAGAACATCCGCTTTGTGTTCCATGCCGTCAAAGACACCATCCTGCAGGAGAACCTGAAGGACATCATGCTgcagtga